The Bacillus sp. Y1 genome has a window encoding:
- a CDS encoding alpha-L-rhamnosidase: MLLMDRDLWVENLTVESQKYPLGIDVVTPRLSWWIQTEQHPILQTAYHVMVTDEDGTVVWNTEKVKSDQSLWIEYQGTPLQSRKRYDWKVKVWDNQGRESDWSQPASWEMGLLNQEDWLASWMEPEQQEAVEEDFITIKEIFSGGLKAENLEERVKNLQPPQLLRRTFTAEKKVKKARVYVTSHGIYQLELNGQRVGDIEFAPDFTAYNVHLQYQTYDVTPFIQNGDNVLGVIVADGWYIGRIQLTGHSCQYGNKLGIVLQLEMEYEDGTTEIVTSDENFVSSSGPWQYADLFIGEKYDARLEQDDWSCSNFDASGWSKVNCVDYSFDNLTAQYGPSVKAMEELLPLTIHREEDGAQIIDFGQIIAGRIRISMNVPRGTTICMEHSEVLDQDGKFFMNIMGRNKDQIDIYIAKGNGMETYEPSFTYHGFRYVRVTGHPHDIQKTDVKAILLYSEMETTGHFECSDGRVNQLQQNIQWSQKTNMLSIPTDCPQREKAGWTGDIQVFAPTAAFNMEVDSFLTRWLADVRLEQFPDGQIANFVPTGKYYEPECTANGGQLSSAGWGDAIIIVPWVLYERYGDKRILEENYEAMTKWMSYVRQKAETEIPDHLEDSDPIRLERQKYLWNTGFHFGDWLIPSIKNPMESAIRTKELVATCFYANSTLLLAEISKVLGKSELESIYKNLNSQIRKAFEEEYVDDKGRISSHFQGIYILALQMNMVSEQKRSLVVNQLVELIKENGYKLDTGFLSISYLMDVLCKEGHADLAYRLLYQTECPSWLYEVENGATTIWESWSAIAPDGTVGHMSFNHYAFGCIGDWLYRHVAGIKHDQPGYKTSIIEPHTDCGLSFAKAKLKTGYGTLSSSWSKNNHTVQLEIEVPANTTATVILPQNVDIADSREFMTYISEGKVKVAVGSGIHQIEYAEKCVLNKN, encoded by the coding sequence GTGTTATTAATGGATAGGGATCTGTGGGTTGAAAATCTTACAGTAGAAAGTCAGAAATACCCGTTAGGTATAGATGTTGTTACCCCTCGATTGAGTTGGTGGATTCAAACGGAGCAACATCCTATTTTGCAAACCGCTTACCACGTAATGGTAACGGATGAAGACGGAACTGTGGTATGGAATACGGAAAAAGTAAAGAGTGACCAATCACTTTGGATTGAATATCAGGGAACTCCCTTACAGTCACGTAAACGATATGATTGGAAAGTGAAAGTGTGGGATAACCAAGGAAGAGAATCCGATTGGAGTCAGCCTGCATCGTGGGAAATGGGATTGTTAAATCAGGAAGACTGGCTGGCAAGCTGGATGGAGCCCGAGCAACAAGAAGCAGTTGAGGAAGATTTTATCACGATCAAAGAAATCTTTTCTGGTGGTCTAAAGGCAGAAAATCTCGAGGAAAGAGTGAAGAATCTTCAACCTCCGCAGCTGTTACGACGCACTTTTACGGCTGAAAAAAAAGTCAAAAAGGCAAGAGTATATGTAACTAGCCATGGAATCTATCAATTGGAACTGAACGGTCAAAGGGTAGGAGATATAGAATTTGCACCAGATTTCACAGCTTACAATGTTCATCTGCAATATCAAACCTATGATGTCACACCGTTTATTCAAAATGGCGACAATGTATTGGGTGTAATAGTGGCAGATGGCTGGTATATCGGGCGGATTCAATTAACGGGTCATAGCTGTCAATATGGAAACAAACTAGGAATAGTACTCCAACTAGAAATGGAGTACGAAGATGGAACAACAGAAATCGTAACCTCTGATGAAAACTTCGTCTCAAGTTCTGGACCTTGGCAATATGCCGACTTATTTATTGGTGAAAAATATGATGCTAGACTTGAGCAGGATGATTGGAGTTGTTCTAATTTTGATGCTTCTGGTTGGTCTAAGGTCAATTGTGTGGATTACTCATTCGATAATCTTACGGCTCAATATGGACCAAGTGTAAAAGCCATGGAGGAATTACTACCATTAACTATCCACCGGGAAGAGGATGGAGCGCAAATTATTGACTTTGGTCAAATTATTGCGGGACGTATTCGTATAAGCATGAATGTTCCACGGGGCACGACCATTTGTATGGAACATAGTGAGGTATTGGACCAAGACGGCAAATTTTTCATGAATATTATGGGTCGAAATAAAGACCAAATAGATATCTATATCGCAAAAGGAAATGGAATGGAAACCTATGAACCCAGTTTTACCTACCACGGTTTCCGATATGTACGTGTAACAGGTCATCCACATGACATTCAAAAAACAGATGTAAAAGCAATCCTCTTATATAGTGAAATGGAAACAACTGGTCATTTTGAATGTTCTGACGGCAGAGTAAATCAATTGCAGCAAAATATCCAATGGAGTCAAAAAACGAATATGTTATCCATTCCGACAGACTGTCCTCAACGAGAAAAAGCAGGTTGGACGGGAGATATTCAGGTGTTTGCTCCAACTGCCGCCTTTAATATGGAGGTTGATTCCTTCTTAACTAGGTGGTTGGCTGATGTCCGTTTAGAGCAATTCCCTGATGGTCAAATCGCCAATTTTGTACCAACTGGCAAATATTATGAGCCAGAATGTACAGCAAATGGTGGACAGCTTTCGAGTGCCGGGTGGGGCGATGCCATCATTATCGTTCCTTGGGTATTATACGAAAGATATGGGGATAAGCGAATTTTAGAAGAGAATTATGAAGCCATGACAAAATGGATGAGTTATGTTCGTCAAAAAGCAGAGACAGAGATTCCAGACCATTTAGAAGACAGTGATCCTATTCGTTTAGAAAGGCAAAAATACTTATGGAATACAGGATTCCATTTTGGGGATTGGCTAATTCCGAGCATAAAAAATCCGATGGAAAGTGCCATTCGGACAAAAGAACTCGTGGCAACGTGCTTTTATGCAAATTCAACACTCCTTTTAGCCGAAATTTCAAAAGTCCTGGGGAAATCTGAACTGGAGTCTATATACAAAAACTTGAATAGCCAAATTAGAAAAGCTTTTGAGGAAGAGTATGTGGATGATAAAGGGAGAATAAGCTCGCATTTTCAAGGGATATATATTTTAGCTCTTCAAATGAATATGGTGTCAGAGCAAAAACGTTCGCTGGTGGTCAACCAATTAGTTGAATTAATCAAGGAGAATGGGTATAAGCTTGATACGGGATTCCTATCGATCTCCTATTTAATGGATGTGTTGTGTAAAGAAGGTCATGCCGATCTCGCCTATCGACTACTCTATCAAACAGAATGTCCTTCTTGGCTTTATGAAGTTGAAAATGGGGCAACTACGATTTGGGAATCATGGTCAGCGATCGCACCGGACGGAACAGTTGGTCATATGTCATTTAACCATTATGCGTTTGGATGTATTGGTGATTGGCTCTATAGACATGTTGCTGGAATTAAGCATGATCAACCTGGATATAAAACAAGCATCATCGAACCCCATACCGATTGTGGATTATCTTTTGCAAAAGCAAAACTTAAAACAGGTTATGGGACCCTTTCATCATCTTGGTCCAAAAACAATCATACGGTTCAATTAGAAATTGAGGTACCAGCAAACACAACAGCAACCGTCATCCTTCCTCAAAATGTGGATATCGCAGACAGTAGAGAATTCATGACCTATATAAGCGAAGGTAAAGTAAAGGTTGCAGTTGGAAGTGGAATTCACCAGATTGAGTATGCTGAGAAATGTGTATTAAATAAGAACTAA
- a CDS encoding ABC transporter substrate-binding protein has translation MKAKKKIFAVLSSAALFAGILAGCSSNDSASGDKDEDSGQVTLTLLVDNQSNLDGMKAVTDAIEEKYDIKTEYELRPGGGEGDNLVKTRLATGDMTDLMAYNSGSLFQALNPEQNFLDISEEPFVETIMDDAKEALSSNGKVYGIPAASFMAGGWFYNKKIYEELGLSVPKTWDELMSNNEKIKEAGKTAVIGSYKDSWTAQVIVLADNYNVLQQHPTFAEDFTANKAKIADTPGALSSFEKLAEVYDKGYLNEDFLATGYEAGLQKLAEGEGAHYPMLSFALPMLQTNYAEELDNIGFFPQPGDSADENGLTVWVPGGVFVNKNTEHPEEAKKWMEFFVSQEGNDLYNSKITPQGPPAIKGVELSDDVYGAVKDMLPYFESGKTAPALEFLSPVKGPNLPQIAVEVGSGISKAKAGAETYDKDVEKQAKQLGLEGW, from the coding sequence ATGAAGGCTAAAAAGAAGATTTTTGCCGTGCTATCAAGTGCCGCGTTATTCGCTGGAATTCTAGCAGGCTGCAGCAGCAACGACAGTGCTTCAGGAGACAAAGATGAAGATTCAGGACAAGTCACATTGACGCTTCTTGTCGACAACCAATCAAATTTGGACGGGATGAAAGCGGTAACAGATGCGATTGAAGAGAAATATGACATTAAAACCGAATATGAATTACGTCCAGGTGGAGGAGAAGGAGACAACCTCGTTAAGACGCGTTTAGCGACTGGAGACATGACTGACTTAATGGCATATAACTCAGGTTCTCTTTTCCAAGCATTGAACCCTGAGCAGAACTTTTTAGATATTTCAGAAGAACCTTTTGTGGAAACCATAATGGATGATGCAAAGGAAGCTTTGTCTTCAAATGGGAAAGTTTATGGTATTCCGGCTGCAAGCTTTATGGCAGGAGGCTGGTTCTATAATAAAAAGATTTATGAAGAGCTAGGTCTATCTGTTCCGAAAACATGGGATGAGCTAATGTCCAATAATGAAAAGATAAAAGAAGCTGGGAAAACAGCGGTGATCGGTTCATACAAAGACTCTTGGACAGCACAAGTAATCGTACTTGCGGATAATTACAATGTCCTTCAACAGCACCCAACTTTTGCGGAGGATTTTACTGCAAACAAAGCAAAAATTGCGGATACACCAGGAGCTCTTAGTAGTTTCGAAAAGCTTGCTGAGGTTTATGATAAAGGATATTTAAATGAAGACTTCCTTGCTACTGGTTATGAAGCAGGATTACAGAAGTTGGCTGAAGGGGAAGGAGCACACTACCCAATGTTAAGTTTTGCTCTTCCGATGTTACAAACGAATTACGCAGAGGAATTAGATAATATTGGATTCTTCCCTCAACCAGGTGATAGTGCAGATGAAAACGGATTAACAGTCTGGGTACCAGGTGGTGTTTTTGTTAATAAAAACACGGAGCATCCAGAAGAAGCAAAGAAATGGATGGAATTCTTCGTATCGCAGGAAGGTAACGACCTCTACAACTCTAAGATCACGCCACAAGGACCTCCAGCTATTAAAGGAGTGGAGCTTTCAGATGATGTGTACGGTGCTGTAAAAGATATGCTACCATACTTCGAATCAGGTAAAACAGCACCTGCTCTTGAATTCTTAAGCCCAGTAAAGGGTCCAAACCTTCCACAAATTGCTGTTGAAGTGGGAAGTGGAATTTCAAAGGCAAAAGCTGGAGCGGAAACATATGACAAAGATGTTGAAAAGCAAGCAAAACAACTTGGCCTAGAAGGCTGGTAA
- a CDS encoding carbohydrate ABC transporter permease, with the protein MSETQIAVKAEAPFRTKHTRKRKTVRKLFSEILAIILSLIIFGVPFYFVIVNASKDTKESSLLNMDLPSSFQLIENIQAVMAAQNGMIVRAFFNSMMITGFSIAILILVGAMAGYVLQRRTSKMSPFFNFLILAGLIIPPAIVPTIWVLDGIGLFKTMPGIILVEVALNLPFTILLYKGFMATLPKELDEAALIDGCGRLRLFFNIILPLLKPVSATVIVLTAVGVYNDFVNPLYFFPGAENATLQLTLYNFSSMYNTQWNLLFTNILLISIPPLILFIFFNKKIVAGMTAGAVK; encoded by the coding sequence ATGAGTGAAACGCAGATCGCAGTAAAGGCTGAGGCACCATTTCGCACCAAGCATACGAGAAAGAGAAAGACGGTAAGGAAGTTATTTAGTGAGATCTTAGCGATCATCCTTTCTTTAATTATTTTTGGAGTTCCTTTTTACTTCGTTATTGTTAATGCGAGTAAGGATACAAAAGAGTCCTCTCTTTTAAATATGGACCTTCCAAGTTCGTTTCAACTTATAGAAAATATTCAAGCGGTTATGGCCGCTCAAAACGGAATGATCGTAAGAGCTTTCTTCAATAGTATGATGATCACTGGTTTTTCAATTGCCATTCTCATCTTAGTGGGGGCAATGGCTGGATATGTGCTCCAACGAAGAACAAGCAAAATGTCACCGTTCTTCAATTTCCTTATTTTAGCCGGACTCATTATTCCACCAGCGATTGTGCCAACGATTTGGGTACTTGACGGCATTGGATTATTTAAAACGATGCCAGGGATTATTTTAGTAGAGGTAGCACTGAACTTACCGTTTACGATTTTGCTTTATAAAGGGTTTATGGCCACTTTACCGAAAGAACTTGATGAAGCCGCACTTATTGATGGCTGTGGAAGATTAAGATTGTTCTTTAATATTATCTTGCCATTGTTAAAACCGGTTTCAGCAACCGTCATCGTATTAACAGCGGTTGGGGTATATAACGATTTCGTGAATCCGTTATACTTCTTCCCAGGTGCGGAAAACGCCACTTTACAGTTAACGCTCTATAACTTCTCAAGCATGTACAATACGCAATGGAACTTGTTATTTACAAACATTCTATTAATCTCGATTCCACCACTAATCTTGTTTATTTTCTTCAATAAGAAGATTGTAGCAGGTATGACCGCAGGAGCTGTTAAGTAG
- a CDS encoding MFS transporter, giving the protein MKGKEAGSISLKEKLAFGSGAFGKDIVYIFISMYIMYFYTDVLKIPAATAGTILLVVRLIDAGFDLPFGFLVDKTKSKWGKMRPYLLFGAVPYGIVTALLFYAPNFTETGKVFYAFTLYLLISILYSIVSIPHAALNTVMTENVQERTHLTKYLVLFSGLSAAIAGTIAVPIVGLFPSPKTGYFFMGAFIGVLSIILILLCFKGTAEKVIENEKREQIPFKLAIKTVGTNIPFLILSASFLLAQLSLGIRGASGIYYFIYNVGNPNLFSVVSGLGGIIGLVLTLVLPAIAIRIGIRNFYILIGALSVIDFLLIYFTPVNMAPMVLVLNILAGALTGLVMFAAWGALPDAISYSVRQNGLHIEGVYYSLYNFIQKLGSSLSGGLAGFVLAAYGYQAGSAPTPQSLEGILVTSTLIPAACALLFTVLMLFYKTKPSKSQTIESGVING; this is encoded by the coding sequence ATGAAGGGGAAAGAAGCTGGCAGTATATCTTTAAAAGAAAAATTAGCTTTTGGTTCAGGTGCTTTTGGGAAGGATATCGTTTATATTTTCATATCGATGTACATTATGTACTTTTATACGGATGTACTTAAAATTCCAGCGGCTACTGCAGGGACTATTTTGTTAGTAGTACGCCTAATTGATGCGGGATTTGACCTACCGTTTGGGTTTTTAGTGGATAAAACCAAATCGAAGTGGGGGAAAATGAGACCTTACCTACTGTTTGGTGCAGTCCCGTACGGAATCGTTACAGCACTTTTGTTTTATGCACCGAATTTTACCGAAACAGGTAAGGTGTTTTACGCTTTCACTTTATATTTGTTAATCAGTATCTTATATAGTATTGTCAGTATTCCTCATGCCGCATTAAACACGGTTATGACGGAAAATGTTCAAGAAAGAACGCACTTGACGAAGTATCTCGTTCTGTTTTCAGGTTTATCGGCAGCGATTGCAGGTACGATTGCTGTACCGATCGTAGGGTTATTTCCAAGTCCCAAAACTGGATATTTCTTTATGGGAGCCTTTATTGGAGTCTTATCTATTATCTTGATTCTTCTTTGTTTTAAAGGGACAGCTGAGAAAGTGATAGAAAATGAAAAAAGAGAACAGATTCCATTTAAGTTAGCCATCAAAACCGTGGGGACCAATATACCCTTTTTAATCTTATCTGCTTCATTCTTGTTAGCTCAATTGAGTCTAGGTATTCGAGGAGCTTCTGGTATCTACTATTTTATTTACAATGTAGGCAATCCGAATTTGTTTAGTGTCGTATCAGGTCTTGGAGGAATCATTGGTTTAGTTCTAACTCTCGTGTTACCAGCTATAGCTATTCGCATAGGAATAAGAAACTTTTATATTTTAATAGGTGCTCTATCGGTTATTGACTTCCTGTTAATCTATTTCACCCCTGTAAATATGGCACCAATGGTCTTAGTCCTTAATATTTTGGCTGGAGCATTAACGGGATTAGTCATGTTTGCTGCTTGGGGAGCGCTACCTGATGCCATTTCTTACTCTGTCAGACAGAATGGGTTGCATATTGAAGGAGTCTATTATTCTCTTTATAACTTTATTCAAAAGCTTGGTTCATCGCTTTCCGGTGGACTTGCCGGTTTTGTTTTAGCAGCTTATGGATATCAAGCAGGCAGCGCGCCAACCCCTCAAAGTTTAGAAGGAATTCTGGTTACCTCAACTTTAATTCCAGCAGCTTGTGCACTTTTATTTACCGTGTTGATGCTTTTCTATAAAACGAAACCATCAAAGAGTCAAACAATTGAAAGCGGTGTTATTAATGGATAG
- a CDS encoding sensor histidine kinase, which produces MKALIRKVKNEKYRYRNFILILALSIGPLMGLGFVSFNITKNLLIENQTSTIQNHLETSSEVADLLFRNIINMERIITWNKDVQKELKESVSLDVAGGRLVDNGSLRRLQDHIASSFIDTQDIESVCIFNVEFQGMCYGKSESYGRYGNGGFHEYIQDTDWYKEVVKKDGKALFYGYNVLQGNKSANTFSSVKLLKDPGEFYDPATTGILVVNINKSIFSRVFKKNEGSAFLIFDHNQGMMRDVYRYPSSFQISEQSDSPLKDLKKEGYIVTDYKNRITGWTFSHVINEKELLKQSNQIRNVTISIASVIAIVAFVFSFLLSETLSNPIMRLRKMAAEWTNGIFHPSETDTPTDEIGAIGQTFQKITGENKALNEELIRAQLKEREAELRALQAQIKPHFLYNTLDSMYWMAELENNHEVAKMAVALSETFKLSLNNGKDMIPVSKELEHIKHYLTIQNLRFNYRFMYVEEVDPLLLDKEILKLLLQPLVENSIYHGLEPKVGKGTITLTGRLEEGWVIFTVEDDGVGIADLDVTRTGYGMQNVRERLFLCYGKESELTVTSKVNEGTKVEIRFRDHKGGQELAEGSHF; this is translated from the coding sequence ATGAAAGCGCTTATCAGAAAAGTTAAAAACGAAAAATATCGCTATAGAAATTTCATCTTAATTTTGGCTCTTTCCATTGGTCCTTTAATGGGTCTGGGGTTTGTTTCTTTTAACATTACGAAGAATCTATTAATCGAGAATCAAACGTCTACCATTCAAAATCATTTAGAAACGTCGAGTGAGGTAGCAGACTTATTATTTCGTAATATCATTAATATGGAACGCATTATCACGTGGAATAAGGATGTCCAGAAAGAGCTGAAGGAAAGTGTTTCGCTTGATGTGGCTGGTGGGAGATTAGTAGACAATGGGTCCCTCAGGCGATTACAGGATCATATTGCTAGCAGTTTTATAGATACTCAGGATATCGAATCGGTATGTATCTTTAATGTGGAATTTCAAGGTATGTGTTATGGAAAGTCAGAAAGCTACGGGCGGTATGGAAATGGTGGCTTTCATGAATATATACAAGATACAGATTGGTATAAAGAAGTTGTAAAGAAAGATGGGAAGGCGCTCTTTTACGGATATAATGTGCTTCAAGGAAATAAATCGGCCAACACGTTTTCCTCTGTCAAACTATTGAAGGATCCAGGGGAATTTTACGATCCTGCCACTACAGGGATATTAGTTGTGAATATTAACAAATCAATTTTTTCAAGGGTATTTAAAAAGAATGAGGGTAGTGCCTTCCTTATTTTTGACCATAATCAGGGAATGATGCGTGATGTGTATCGATATCCAAGTTCCTTTCAAATAAGTGAGCAATCGGACTCTCCATTAAAGGACTTGAAAAAGGAAGGATATATTGTCACAGACTACAAGAATCGCATTACGGGTTGGACTTTTTCACACGTGATTAATGAAAAGGAACTATTAAAGCAGTCGAATCAAATTAGGAATGTGACGATTTCCATCGCATCAGTCATCGCCATTGTTGCGTTTGTTTTCTCGTTTTTATTATCGGAAACTCTATCGAATCCGATCATGAGGTTACGAAAAATGGCAGCTGAGTGGACGAATGGAATTTTTCATCCGTCTGAAACCGATACCCCAACAGATGAAATAGGGGCGATTGGGCAGACATTTCAAAAAATAACGGGTGAGAATAAAGCGTTAAATGAGGAGTTGATCCGTGCGCAATTAAAGGAAAGAGAGGCAGAGCTTAGAGCGTTGCAAGCGCAAATTAAGCCGCACTTTCTTTATAACACCCTTGATTCTATGTATTGGATGGCGGAGCTAGAAAATAATCATGAGGTAGCAAAGATGGCCGTAGCCCTTTCTGAAACCTTTAAGCTAAGTTTAAATAATGGGAAGGATATGATTCCTGTCTCAAAAGAACTGGAGCATATAAAACACTACCTAACGATTCAAAACCTACGATTTAATTACCGCTTTATGTATGTGGAGGAAGTAGATCCACTTCTATTAGATAAAGAGATTCTTAAATTGCTTCTTCAGCCATTAGTGGAGAATTCGATCTATCATGGCCTTGAGCCGAAGGTAGGAAAAGGAACGATTACATTAACCGGTCGCCTCGAGGAAGGTTGGGTTATTTTTACCGTAGAGGATGATGGGGTAGGAATTGCAGACCTCGATGTCACCAGAACGGGTTATGGTATGCAAAATGTGAGGGAGCGTTTATTCCTCTGTTATGGAAAAGAGAGTGAGCTTACCGTTACAAGTAAAGTGAACGAAGGGACAAAAGTAGAAATTCGTTTTCGAGATCATAAAGGGGGTCAAGAGCTTGCGGAAGGCAGTCATTTTTGA
- a CDS encoding carbohydrate ABC transporter permease encodes MTKLTNRSYTYYFLLPAGIIYFVFFLLPTIMSFFFSMTWWTLTDWKFIGLENFITFLTEPSLNIGFKNTIIYAIVTCTLKVILGLLLGVFLSQKLKTIGFVRSMVFFPTLLSTIAVGMAFAMMMHPTQGLINTALKIVGITGPDWLGDTTIALLSVALVDVWKGVGMATVIFIAGIMSIPEDYYEALAIDGGNSFHKFWNIIVPLSRPAMNSVIILAFIGGLRSFDLVWAMTKGGPGFSTDLIASIIYKQYQGGFYGLSTAGNVILFIVVSALAFPLYAFLNKKEVDL; translated from the coding sequence ATGACCAAGCTAACCAATCGCTCGTACACGTATTACTTCTTATTGCCCGCAGGAATTATATACTTCGTGTTTTTCCTACTGCCCACGATTATGTCGTTTTTCTTTAGTATGACATGGTGGACCCTCACCGATTGGAAATTTATCGGACTTGAAAACTTCATCACTTTTTTAACAGAACCTTCGTTAAACATTGGTTTTAAAAATACGATCATTTACGCCATTGTGACCTGTACGTTAAAGGTAATCTTAGGACTTTTACTAGGTGTCTTCTTAAGCCAAAAGCTAAAAACCATCGGCTTTGTACGGTCTATGGTATTCTTTCCAACCCTTCTAAGTACGATTGCCGTTGGGATGGCCTTTGCGATGATGATGCATCCTACTCAAGGTCTAATTAATACGGCGTTGAAGATTGTAGGAATTACAGGACCAGATTGGTTAGGAGACACGACGATTGCTCTACTTTCTGTTGCATTAGTAGATGTATGGAAAGGGGTGGGGATGGCAACGGTCATCTTTATCGCAGGAATTATGTCTATTCCAGAGGACTACTACGAAGCACTAGCCATTGATGGTGGAAACTCGTTCCATAAGTTTTGGAATATCATTGTTCCTTTAAGCAGACCAGCTATGAACTCTGTAATTATTCTAGCTTTTATCGGTGGGTTACGTTCGTTTGATTTAGTGTGGGCAATGACTAAGGGAGGCCCAGGATTTAGCACCGACTTGATAGCTTCTATTATTTATAAGCAATACCAAGGTGGTTTTTACGGTCTTTCAACAGCAGGGAACGTGATATTGTTCATTGTGGTATCTGCTCTTGCCTTCCCGTTATATGCATTCTTGAATAAGAAAGAGGTGGACTTATAA
- a CDS encoding response regulator: MRKAVIFDDEFIVLKGLERMINWSEYDVELVGTAADGEEALKIFYEHRPDIVFTDIRMPGKDGLQVIEEILKEASETQCIVFSGFNEFDYVKKALRLGVVDYLEKPITIPIIKEALEKTLSRITQQETVNSLKDNNQKERLEKETLHLLLGKGDVLQWRELFDQGEKTLEGVTVLALSSPVQLPEPINGHRMIPLPNGIENLLVLCHLVKEEESLWATLRKWSEEVGVTVGSGKTYSNLLDINKSYHEALHALRYAQFMNELDWYRFEDIGEHPSYTTDLSKHEQAVMFHIRTGDKEGLLEQLNTLISQIESRRLHPDVIERDILKLVYLGLEVLKETGFDPNKTWPNYMPHLDIRKRQTKEDMFAWVFDQLEKIMDASINIRSTYKHEAVERACSFIQANFTRDLTLQDVSEHVGMNATYLSLLFKEEMGESYIKYLTQLRMEKAKQLLAEGKKVAEVSELVGYHSYRHFSELFKKHVGIKPGQFKEIK, from the coding sequence TTGCGGAAGGCAGTCATTTTTGATGATGAATTTATCGTACTAAAGGGTCTAGAACGAATGATTAATTGGTCTGAGTATGACGTTGAGTTAGTGGGAACAGCTGCTGATGGAGAAGAGGCCCTGAAAATCTTTTACGAGCATCGACCAGATATCGTTTTTACAGATATACGAATGCCCGGAAAAGACGGATTACAAGTCATTGAAGAGATCTTAAAGGAAGCATCTGAGACGCAATGTATTGTGTTCAGTGGATTCAATGAGTTTGACTATGTGAAAAAGGCCTTAAGGCTAGGTGTAGTAGATTACTTAGAGAAACCGATTACGATACCTATCATTAAAGAAGCCTTAGAAAAAACACTCAGCCGAATCACTCAACAAGAAACGGTCAATTCGTTAAAAGACAACAATCAGAAAGAAAGGCTAGAAAAGGAGACACTACATTTATTACTTGGAAAAGGTGATGTGTTACAGTGGAGAGAGCTTTTTGACCAAGGGGAAAAAACGCTTGAAGGGGTAACTGTTCTGGCCCTTTCTTCACCAGTTCAACTGCCTGAACCGATCAATGGTCATCGGATGATTCCTCTCCCAAATGGAATAGAGAATCTGTTGGTACTGTGCCATTTGGTAAAGGAGGAAGAAAGCCTATGGGCAACCTTAAGGAAATGGTCAGAAGAGGTTGGGGTGACAGTGGGCTCGGGAAAAACGTATTCCAATCTACTAGACATCAATAAAAGTTACCATGAAGCCCTTCATGCCCTTAGATATGCACAGTTTATGAATGAACTAGATTGGTATCGTTTCGAGGATATTGGTGAACATCCAAGCTATACCACTGACTTATCGAAACATGAACAAGCCGTCATGTTCCATATCCGAACAGGTGATAAAGAGGGATTATTGGAACAACTGAATACTTTAATCAGTCAAATCGAAAGCAGGAGGCTTCATCCGGACGTTATTGAGCGGGATATCCTAAAGCTAGTCTATCTCGGTTTAGAGGTACTAAAAGAGACCGGGTTTGATCCAAACAAGACATGGCCGAACTATATGCCTCATCTTGATATTCGCAAACGGCAAACAAAGGAAGACATGTTCGCTTGGGTTTTCGATCAACTGGAGAAGATCATGGATGCTTCTATTAATATTCGCTCTACTTATAAGCATGAAGCGGTTGAGCGTGCTTGTTCCTTTATACAAGCGAATTTTACTAGAGATCTGACCCTCCAGGATGTTTCCGAGCATGTGGGAATGAACGCCACCTATCTTAGTCTCTTATTTAAAGAAGAGATGGGTGAGTCGTATATCAAATACTTAACTCAGTTACGAATGGAAAAAGCAAAGCAGCTTTTGGCTGAGGGGAAAAAAGTAGCGGAGGTAAGTGAGTTAGTTGGTTATCACAGCTATAGACATTTCTCCGAGCTTTTTAAAAAGCATGTCGGGATCAAGCCAGGTCAATTTAAGGAAATAAAATAG